CACGCCGGCCATGGAGCAGAGGATCAGGGAAGGGGTGCCCGCCGGCGCTACCAGTTTCATGATGCCCGCCGCCCGCCGCGAACCCATGTTCTTCAATCACTGGCAAGCCGGACAAAACGGCCTGAGCGATCTGGACGCCGTTCAGGCACTGGCCGCCTTTCCTCTGTTTCCCCAGGATCATCCGGTGGGGGTGCTGACCGCCGTGAAACTTCGCTCGCCCATCTGGCGGGAACGCGAACGGGCCATCTTCCAGGCTGTCGGGGAGGCCCTGCGCCTGACGCTGGAACGCACCGCTCAGGTGCAGCAGATCGACCGGCAGCGGGGCCGCCTCGCGGACCTGAATGCGGAACTGGGCACCCTGATTACCCGCACCGCCCATCAGCTGGACGCACCGGCCCGGCAGCTGGAGGACCTGCTGAGCCCGGGCCGCATAGACGACCCTGGTGCGCTGGACGGGCTCTCCTCGCTGGATCCATTGGCGCTGCAGGACGAAGTCAAGCGGCTGCGGGCCGTGGCGCAGGACCTGCGTGAGCTGTCCGTCCTTGAAGTGCAGCCCCTCGCTTCCGACCTGCTGGCGCTGGGTGAACTGGTCAGTGAGGTGCGGGAGCAGGTCAGGGTGCCGGGCCGGGAGGTGACGTGGTTCATTGAGCCACTGCCGATTGTGCGCGGCGACCGGGCACTCCTGAAACAGGCCCTGGACGTCCTGATGTCGTTTACCCTCAGTGCGACGCGGGGCGCGCGCTTCGTGACCGTGAGCAGCCGCGAAGCCGAGGGTGAAGTCCGGCTGGTTATAGAGGACGATGGGGTCGGACTCAGTGGCGAGGAGGCGGCGACCCTGTTCGACCTGGCAGTCCGGACCGATCAGGAGGTCCCACTCATTGAGGGGGGCGGCCTGATCCAGGTGCGGCGCATCCTGGCCCGGCACGGTGGGTGGGCCTGGGCGGAAGCCCAGCGCACCGGAGGCCGGGTGGTGCTGGCCTTTCCTCAGGAAGCGGCCGCTGGTGAACTGGACGCTCTGCTTCTCGGTGACGGTCCCCGGCCATGACGCCGCAGGTCAGGACACGCCAGTAATGCCGTCCGAGTGCGGCGTTTTGGGCCAGGCCAACCAGAAGGTGGCCCCCTGGTTGACCTTCCCTTCCGCCCAGGCGCGGCCGCCGAAGCGTTCACACAGGCTGCGTACCACGGCCAGGCCCAGGCCCGTGCCCTCGTACAGTTCTGACGGGTGCAGGCGGCTGAACAGGTCGACGACCTGTTCTTTCTGACGCATGTTGAACCCGACGCCGTTGTCTTCCACCCCGATCCAGTGTTCCGTGTCGGTTTCCTTCACCAGGACGTGCAGCCGGGCCTGAGACCGCACGCGCGTGAACTTCAGGGCGTTCGCCACGTACTCGTGCAGGATGATGTGCAGCACCCGGCTGTCCCCGACGACGGACGGCAGAGGCATGTGACTCACCTGAACGTCCCGGTCCAGCCGGAGGTCGGCCGTGTCCTTGAGCACTTCTCGCAGCACGCGGGTGAGGTTCACATGCTGCGGGCGGGCGCGGATGGTGCGGGCCTGCATGTACTGCTTGAGGGAATCGAGCAGGCCCTGGGTCTGCTGCACCGCGGTTGCCGCGTGCCGCAGCGAGCGGCGCCGCTCGTCCAGGTCAGTCTGCCGTTCGTACAGCGTCAGAAAGTTCTGCGCGCGGGTCAGGGTGGTGCTGAGTTCGCCTTCGGACAGCAGCATCACGTTCCTGAATTCCTCACCGAGCTGCCTGAGCTTCACCGTCAGCAGCTGAATGTCACGTTCCTGCGCCTGTGTGGCGTCCAGCAGCACCTGGTGCGCTGCCTTGAAAGCCGTGACGTCCGTGAGCATGAGCTGGCACAGGGGCTCCTGGCCTTCGGAGGGATGCAGGGTGGCGGCCACCAGGACCTCCAGGACCTGCCCGCCCGCGCCGACCAGTTGCAGCTCTGCACCCTCAGGGCTGCGGTGATGGAAAACGCGCTCCAGAAGCGCGGTGCACGCCGAGTGCGCCGTGGGCGGAAACAGATTCAGCAGCGGCCGGCCTTGCAGCAGGGCGGCAGTCGAACCGAGCAATGCTGTTGCCTGGGCGTTGGTCTCCACGATGCGGCCCTGGGCGTTGACCAGGAGGGCCGCCTGCGGAGCGTCATGGAATAGGGCCCTGGCCTGCCGCAGCCCCATCTGAAGCGCGTGAACCTGGGCCTCCACGGCCTGAAGCCGCGCCTCGACCGTGGGCGAGACTTCGGGACTGGTCCTGGCGGATTCATGGGTCATTGTGAGGTTGACCCGATTTTGCGGTTCTTCCGGCAATTCCGTGCAGCAGGTCAACTGTGCTACCTGAAGGGATGGACACCCTCCATGAGGTGCTGAGCAGGTTGTTCCCAGCAGAGCAGAATCTGGTCGTGGACCAGTGCCAGGTGGAAGCAGACTCCGTCTGCCTCCACGTGTTCAGCTGTACCACACGGCAGCCATGTCCCCACTGTCACGCTCTGTCGGGCAGCATTCACAGCCACTACGAACGACGGTTCCAGGATTTACCCTGGGGCGGCTTGGGCGTGTGTGTTTCCCTCAGAGTACGCCGATTTCGTTGTCGCCACTGTCAGCCCACACGCACGTTTGCCGAGCGATTTCCCGAGCTCGTGGCACCTTACGCCCGTTCCAGCGCTGCCGTGTGCCGCCTGTTTCATCGGATCGTCGTCATGGTCGGTGGGGAGGGAGGGCGACGACTGCTGACCTCCCTCCCCCTGCGTGTCAGTGGAGATCGCCTCCTGGCCGAACAGCAGCGTGTCCTCCTCCCGCCAGCCCAGGGAGCTCGGGTCATTGGCATCGACGATTTCGCGTTCAAGAAAGGGTCCAGGTATGGAACCGTGATTGCGGACCTGGAGACCGGCCGGGCCATCGATCTGCTTCCAGACCGCACGGGCGCCACGGTGACGCAGTGGTTGAGCCAGCATCCAGAGGTCGAGGTGATCAGTCGGGACCGGTCGACCGAGTACGAACGTGCCTGTCGTGAGGGGGCACCACAAGCGGTCCAGGTCCTGGACCGCTGGCACGTCTTCAAGAATGTCCGTGAGGCTCTGGAGCGGCAACTGAAGCGGTCACAGGGAACGCTTGATGAGGTGGCCAGGTCATTTTTGCCGGTTTCT
This is a stretch of genomic DNA from Deinococcus ficus. It encodes these proteins:
- a CDS encoding sensor histidine kinase, whose translation is MTHESARTSPEVSPTVEARLQAVEAQVHALQMGLRQARALFHDAPQAALLVNAQGRIVETNAQATALLGSTAALLQGRPLLNLFPPTAHSACTALLERVFHHRSPEGAELQLVGAGGQVLEVLVAATLHPSEGQEPLCQLMLTDVTAFKAAHQVLLDATQAQERDIQLLTVKLRQLGEEFRNVMLLSEGELSTTLTRAQNFLTLYERQTDLDERRRSLRHAATAVQQTQGLLDSLKQYMQARTIRARPQHVNLTRVLREVLKDTADLRLDRDVQVSHMPLPSVVGDSRVLHIILHEYVANALKFTRVRSQARLHVLVKETDTEHWIGVEDNGVGFNMRQKEQVVDLFSRLHPSELYEGTGLGLAVVRSLCERFGGRAWAEGKVNQGATFWLAWPKTPHSDGITGVS
- a CDS encoding ISL3 family transposase; this translates as MDTLHEVLSRLFPAEQNLVVDQCQVEADSVCLHVFSCTTRQPCPHCHALSGSIHSHYERRFQDLPWGGLGVCVSLRVRRFRCRHCQPTRTFAERFPELVAPYARSSAAVCRLFHRIVVMVGGEGGRRLLTSLPLRVSGDRLLAEQQRVLLPPAQGARVIGIDDFAFKKGSRYGTVIADLETGRAIDLLPDRTGATVTQWLSQHPEVEVISRDRSTEYERACREGAPQAVQVLDRWHVFKNVREALERQLKRSQGTLDEVARSFLPVSPRRRSRLEEAARRARYERRCAEVAQVKALAAQGLSAAQIARDLHRSAHFIRFSLRVEQVPETRHPPRHSQLDPYQGRLWELWTAGERNAMALLRQVQQEGFPGSYTSDLLPENESR